AGCAGCGCGGGACCGGCCTCCTCCACCAGGCGCAATCGCAGCTCCTGAAGGGACACCAGAGTCCTCATGAACGGCCTGTTCCGTGGTTCCACCAGTTCCATCAGATGACGCGACTCGGCAAAGCGCGGGCGGGCCAGTGCCACCTGATGCTCGACGAGTGCACGGACGCGGTCGGGGGCGGGCTCCTGCTCCAGTCCGGCGCGTGACAATCCGTACTGCGCGAGGGCTGTCAGCGGAATGCCGATGCGGCCGTCGCGCAGGTCATCGGCTAGGTCTTCCAGGAAGTCGAGCCGTTGGCTCGCCTCGATGAACGTGCGGCACCCGCTCGTGTAGGCGTCCTGCCCCGATGCGGGGCCGATCAGGCCGGCGATGACCATGAAAGCAGGGTGTGAATAGGTGTCGACATAGCGCTGAAAGGCGTCTTCTGTCGCGAAGCTCTCCCACCTCACCTCTGCAGGGGCGCCCGCGAGGAAGTCCTTCGCATACCCGCGCAGCCCGGGGCGCCGCCCCACGGTGTCGACCAGCGCTCGAAGCACAGGCTCATCGGTGGAACCGCTGTCCAGGGCCGCACGCACCCGCTGCTCCCAGTCCACGAGGGCCGCGAGCCGTTCGACCGGGGGGCCTTGGTCGATGAGGTTGTCGGTGTGGTGCATGAACGCCGTGGCGGCGATGACATCAGGGATGGCCGAGGCCGGCAGCAGCAGCCGCACT
This DNA window, taken from Streptomyces sp. SCSIO 30461, encodes the following:
- a CDS encoding squalene/phytoene synthase family protein, translated to MPTWSSTLDQAGVTQSLLRHDFTEQRRLVARFARAEYVAVRLLLPASAIPDVIAATAFMHHTDNLIDQGPPVERLAALVDWEQRVRAALDSGSTDEPVLRALVDTVGRRPGLRGYAKDFLAGAPAEVRWESFATEDAFQRYVDTYSHPAFMVIAGLIGPASGQDAYTSGCRTFIEASQRLDFLEDLADDLRDGRIGIPLTALAQYGLSRAGLEQEPAPDRVRALVEHQVALARPRFAESRHLMELVEPRNRPFMRTLVSLQELRLRLVEEAGPALLRKSPRIPVAGALRLLAREYRAARVMK